AAGCCCGGCAAGGCCGCCATCGTCTACTCAATACCCACCCCGCAGGACTCTCCCATAGGAGGTGCCGACGCCGCTGAGATCGCCCTCAATGGCGGAGTTCGCAAATCGGTACGTCATGGTGGGGAAGGGGAGACTCGAACTCCCACGCCGCGAGGGCACATGATCCTAAATCATGCGCGTCTGCCGTTCCGCCACTTCCCCACGGAGCCTATCGTAACGCACCAGCCTAGAAGCGGGGACGCCTGCGACGACGCGGCACCCGACGCCTTGGAGAAGAAGCAGACCGGGGTTCGGGCTGCGCTTCCACGGCTCCAGTGGACAGGGAGCCGACCGAGCGAACGTCCGGCGACGCCGCCAGTTCCACGGGCGGCGAGGAGCGCATGTAGACCAGGGCAAGCAGCAACATGAGTGGGTGAACCAAGGGCAACCCGCCCAGGAGAAGGTGCATGAAGCCCGTTCCCACTCCTCCCACAGACCACCACAGTACCTTCATCCGCTTGCGGCGCGCCATCATGGGGATGAGCCCAACGGAGAGGATGAGCACGCCGATGAGCAGGGTCACTCCTGTGGTACTGAGCATCTGTCCTGCCACTGGCGCCTCGTCCGCCCCTTCTACTGCCGTGGCCTCCGCTGCCACCTCGGCATCCCCCTCTGTCGCCATCGAAGGCTCAGAAAACACGAGGTGCACGGCGATGATCAGGGCGACGCTGGTCGTGATGGCGAGCGGCCAGGCGAAGAGAGGAGGCATGGCAAAGAGGAACGGTGTCTTAGTCTGCATGCCGAAAGCGTACACGACCGCGCCCACACTTGACACCACAGCCGGTACGCTCGCACGATTACACCCGCGCCCGGCAGGGGCGCATTTTCATGACGGAGGAAGAGATGAGCGTAGACCTGGGTGGCCTCACGATAGAGAACGCTGAGGAGAAGTTCGTGGAGATGAGCCATGGCACAACCCGTTACATCGAGGCGGGCGACGGCTATCCCACCATACTCGTGCACGGAGTCGGCTACACGAGCGGCGCACACGACTGGGCGCTGAACATCGGCCCGCTCTCCACCAAGCTGCGCGTCATCGCGGTGGACGCGCTTGCGTGGGGCAAGGGCGAGGGCTGGCTGGAGCAAGAGTATTCGTTCGCTTACCTCGTGGACTTCCTGCGCGAGTTCCAGGACGTGCTCGGTCTGGAGAAGACCAACCTGGTAGGTCACTCAATGGGAGGGTGGCTCGCATCGCTCTTCGGTTACGAAAGTCCCCACCGGCTCAACAAGCTCGTTCTCGTGGCCAGCGGCGGGGCTATGCCGCGCCAGTTGCCCAGTATGGTGCAATTCCAGCCACCCTCCCGCGACCAGATCCTCTCCAGCCTGCAGACCAGGGTGAACGCCGACGTGGACCTGGAGGCGATGGCCGACTACCACCATGGCCTCGCCCAGAATCCGGAACGGCTTGCGGCCTACCAGCGGGGGCTGAATCACATGAACAACATGGAGACGCGCCGCCGCTATAACACCGTGCGCCGGTTCCCGCACATCCCCGTCCCGACGCTCGTGGTCTGGGGCAGGAATGACTCGACGAACGCGCTCGAGATGGGAGAGATGACCCACGAGGGCATCCCCGGCTCCAAGATGGTGGTTCTCGACTGCGACCACTGGGTGCCGACCGGAGCCTCGGAAGAACTGAACTCTGCCTTGCTGGACTTCCTGCCGGACTAGGGGCATCGAGCGCCGAGCACACCCCTGACGCAGGGTTCTCTGCCCGCTAGTCCAGTACCTCGACGCGGAAGAGGTGGCTCCCCGCCATTCGGGCTTCCAATGTGTCCAGCGCCTCCTCTTTCTCGAGGATGCGAGTGAGGAGCGCGCGCTTCTCTTCGACGTCGCGCACCGGCGTCGCGCGGGCCCGCAGATCCTGCTGCACACTCTGCTTCAGGTGATAAGTGAACTCAGGGTTTGCAAACAGGTTGGCCGCCCAGTCCCGGGTGCCGGGGTTGTTCGAGAGATAGGGCTGGCCGTCCAACTGGCGAAGCCGCACCTCCTTGCGGTGCGGCTTCCCGCTCTTGCGTCC
Above is a window of Chloroflexota bacterium DNA encoding:
- a CDS encoding alpha/beta hydrolase, which encodes MSVDLGGLTIENAEEKFVEMSHGTTRYIEAGDGYPTILVHGVGYTSGAHDWALNIGPLSTKLRVIAVDALAWGKGEGWLEQEYSFAYLVDFLREFQDVLGLEKTNLVGHSMGGWLASLFGYESPHRLNKLVLVASGGAMPRQLPSMVQFQPPSRDQILSSLQTRVNADVDLEAMADYHHGLAQNPERLAAYQRGLNHMNNMETRRRYNTVRRFPHIPVPTLVVWGRNDSTNALEMGEMTHEGIPGSKMVVLDCDHWVPTGASEELNSALLDFLPD
- a CDS encoding nitroreductase/quinone reductase family protein, whose translation is MDDAARKALEADRLVDITTTGRKSGKPHRKEVRLRQLDGQPYLSNNPGTRDWAANLFANPEFTYHLKQSVQQDLRARATPVRDVEEKRALLTRILEKEEALDTLEARMAGSHLFRVEVLD